One part of the Micrococcus sp. 2A genome encodes these proteins:
- the cmk gene encoding (d)CMP kinase — MTENTAEHARAAEAARTDAAPLVVAVDGPSGSGKSSVSREVARRLGAAYLDTGAMYRAVAWHCLDSGVDLADPEAILEAARTMPLTQSTHPDEDVVLVGEADVTEAIRGAEVTDVVSTVAVVIPVREELRRRQRAAIADAGRMVAEGRDITTVVAPDAHARVLLTASEAVRTARRSGQLAAAGEPGVDAGTLTRQVVGRDARDATVSTFDRPAEGVVLVDSTELDFEQTVAAVMAAVEEQAGEAARGARPAEKGQGR; from the coding sequence ATGACCGAGAACACCGCTGAGCACGCCCGCGCGGCCGAGGCCGCGCGCACGGACGCCGCGCCCCTCGTGGTGGCCGTCGACGGCCCCTCCGGGTCCGGCAAGTCCTCCGTGTCCCGCGAGGTGGCCCGCCGCCTGGGCGCCGCCTACCTGGACACGGGGGCGATGTACCGCGCCGTGGCGTGGCACTGCCTGGACTCCGGGGTGGACCTCGCCGACCCCGAGGCCATCCTCGAGGCGGCGCGCACCATGCCGCTGACCCAGTCGACCCACCCGGACGAGGACGTCGTGCTCGTGGGCGAGGCGGACGTCACCGAGGCCATCCGCGGTGCCGAGGTGACCGACGTCGTCTCCACCGTGGCCGTCGTCATCCCCGTGCGTGAGGAGCTGCGCCGCCGCCAGCGCGCGGCCATCGCGGACGCCGGGCGCATGGTGGCCGAGGGTCGGGACATCACGACCGTGGTGGCCCCCGATGCCCACGCCCGCGTCCTGCTGACGGCCTCCGAGGCCGTGCGCACGGCCCGCCGCTCCGGCCAGCTGGCCGCCGCCGGCGAGCCCGGCGTCGACGCCGGCACGCTGACTCGCCAGGTGGTCGGGCGCGACGCGCGCGACGCCACCGTCTCCACGTTCGACCGCCCCGCCGAGGGCGTGGTGCTCGTGGACTCCACCGAGCTCGACTTCGAGCAGACCGTGGCGGCCGTGATGGCCGCCGTCGAGGAACAGGCCGGGGAGGCAGCCCGTGGGGCGCGCCCGGCCGAGAAGGGACAGGGACGATGA
- a CDS encoding prephenate dehydrogenase yields the protein MSTAEAPAAAVGVPDPVLIRGTGLLGTSIGIGLSAAGSTVLLHDPSPSASGVAQDIGAGVAVDLDGDALRDTPPVLVVVAAPPDVTAAVVVDSLRRWPGAVVVDIASVKEGVARAVREAVERGEISAADADRHLGTHPMAGSERSGPVAARGTLFTASPWVLCPEPTTAPAALAAGEALARVLKATPSRMHAQAHDEAVALISHLPQIAASLVAARLQDTADASLALAGNGLRDTTRIAASDPQLWVQILAGNAERIVPALRSLRDDLDGLLDVLEEPAAPGARLGIARLIAEGNAGRARIPGKHGTPPQAFAVVTVVVDDAPGQIAALLEAVGRTGVNVEDLRLEHASGHRAGMVDVSVLPGCKDELVSALADAGWKVV from the coding sequence GTGAGCACCGCCGAGGCGCCCGCCGCCGCGGTCGGCGTCCCGGATCCCGTGCTCATCCGCGGCACGGGCCTGCTCGGCACCTCGATCGGCATCGGCCTCAGCGCGGCCGGGTCCACCGTGCTCCTCCACGACCCCTCGCCCTCGGCGAGCGGCGTGGCCCAGGACATCGGGGCCGGCGTCGCGGTGGACCTCGACGGCGACGCCCTCCGGGACACCCCGCCCGTCCTCGTGGTGGTGGCGGCGCCGCCGGACGTGACGGCCGCCGTCGTGGTGGACTCGCTGCGGCGCTGGCCGGGCGCCGTCGTGGTGGACATCGCCTCCGTCAAGGAGGGCGTGGCCCGCGCGGTGCGGGAGGCCGTGGAGCGCGGGGAGATCTCCGCCGCCGACGCCGATCGCCACCTGGGCACCCACCCCATGGCCGGCTCCGAGCGCTCGGGCCCCGTGGCCGCCCGCGGGACGCTGTTCACGGCAAGCCCGTGGGTGCTGTGCCCCGAGCCCACGACCGCGCCGGCGGCCCTGGCGGCGGGGGAGGCCCTCGCCCGCGTCCTGAAGGCGACCCCGTCCCGCATGCACGCGCAGGCGCACGACGAGGCGGTGGCCCTGATCTCGCACCTCCCCCAGATCGCGGCCTCCCTCGTGGCGGCGCGACTGCAGGACACCGCGGACGCGTCGCTCGCGCTCGCGGGCAACGGGCTGCGGGACACCACCCGGATCGCCGCGTCGGACCCGCAGCTGTGGGTGCAGATCCTGGCGGGCAACGCCGAGCGGATCGTGCCTGCCCTGCGCAGCCTCCGGGACGACCTGGACGGCCTGCTCGACGTGCTCGAGGAGCCGGCGGCGCCGGGCGCGCGCCTGGGGATCGCCCGGCTCATCGCCGAGGGGAACGCGGGCCGGGCCCGCATCCCCGGCAAGCACGGGACGCCGCCTCAGGCGTTCGCCGTGGTGACCGTGGTCGTCGACGACGCCCCGGGCCAGATCGCAGCGCTCCTGGAGGCCGTCGGCCGCACGGGCGTCAACGTGGAGGACCTGCGCCTCGAGCACGCCTCCGGGCATCGGGCGGGCATGGTGGACGTGTCCGTGCTGCCCGGATGCAAGGACGAACTCGTGTCGGCACTGGCCGACGCCGGATGGAAGGTGGTCTGA
- a CDS encoding pseudouridine synthase — MNSRKPRGSGRTPAVGRRGGPFQERDFQRQIGPRRGAAARPQDEAPFDENAVERPRGRRGRGAGAARAKAADLTGVHTEDGERLQKVLASAGVASRRVCEDLIAEGRVEVNGKIVTEPGVRVEPRSAVIRVDGITVQTDTSRQYLVFNKPRGVISTMIDPEARPSIATYLKPGQEHLFHVGRLDNETEGLLLLTNDGELANRLTHPSYEVPKTYVVQTRGPLAKGVSNRLREGIELEDGIAKVDSFKLVDSTPGHVLVEVVLHSGKNRIVRRLFQEIGHPVERLVRVKVGPILLGDQKQGSVRPLSQQELGHLKALVGL, encoded by the coding sequence ATGAACTCCCGCAAGCCGCGAGGCTCCGGACGAACCCCCGCCGTCGGACGACGAGGCGGCCCGTTCCAGGAGCGCGACTTCCAGCGTCAGATCGGCCCCCGCCGCGGGGCCGCCGCCCGTCCGCAGGACGAGGCCCCCTTCGACGAGAACGCCGTCGAGCGCCCCCGCGGGCGTCGCGGCCGCGGCGCCGGCGCCGCCCGCGCGAAGGCCGCGGACCTCACGGGCGTCCACACCGAGGACGGCGAGCGCCTCCAGAAGGTGCTGGCCTCGGCCGGCGTCGCGTCCCGTCGCGTGTGCGAGGACCTGATCGCCGAGGGCCGCGTGGAGGTCAACGGCAAGATCGTCACCGAGCCCGGCGTCCGCGTGGAGCCCCGCTCCGCCGTGATCCGCGTGGACGGCATCACGGTGCAGACGGACACCTCCCGTCAGTACCTCGTCTTCAACAAGCCCCGCGGCGTCATCTCCACGATGATCGACCCCGAGGCCCGTCCCTCGATCGCCACGTACCTCAAGCCGGGCCAGGAGCACCTCTTCCACGTGGGCCGCCTGGACAACGAGACCGAGGGGCTGCTGCTCCTCACCAACGACGGCGAGCTGGCCAACCGCCTCACCCACCCCAGCTACGAGGTCCCCAAGACCTACGTGGTGCAGACGCGCGGCCCGCTCGCGAAGGGCGTGTCCAACCGCCTGCGCGAGGGCATCGAGCTCGAGGACGGCATCGCCAAGGTGGACTCCTTCAAGCTCGTGGACTCCACGCCGGGCCACGTGCTCGTCGAGGTCGTCCTGCACTCGGGCAAGAACCGGATCGTGCGCCGCCTCTTCCAGGAGATCGGCCACCCCGTGGAGCGTCTCGTCCGCGTGAAGGTGGGCCCGATCCTCCTGGGCGACCAGAAGCAGGGCAGCGTCCGTCCGCTCTCGCAGCAGGAGCTGGGCCACCTCAAGGCCCTGGTCGGGCTGTGA
- a CDS encoding ParA family protein: MTIHGEPVIGPTGRPKHEFPEPAPLEGHGPARIISMVNQKGGVGKTTSTINLGAALAGYGRRVLMVDFDPQGALSAGLGASPHELDTTVYNVLMERSVTARDAILRTPFENMDLLPANIDLSAAEVQLVNEVAREQVLDRALRQVRDDYDVVLIDCQPSLGLLTVNALTASHGVIIPLTAEFLALRAVALLVETIEKVQDRLNPDLEIDGVLATMFDQRTLHSKEVVGSLVAGFGDKVFETVIKRSIKFADATVAATPITSYAENHDGARAYRQLARELISRGGAP; the protein is encoded by the coding sequence ATGACCATCCACGGGGAGCCCGTGATCGGCCCCACCGGCCGCCCCAAGCACGAGTTCCCCGAGCCTGCGCCCCTGGAGGGCCACGGCCCGGCCCGCATCATCTCGATGGTGAACCAGAAGGGCGGCGTCGGGAAGACGACGTCGACCATCAACCTGGGCGCCGCCCTCGCCGGGTACGGGCGCCGAGTGCTCATGGTGGACTTCGATCCCCAGGGCGCGCTCTCCGCGGGCCTCGGCGCGAGCCCCCACGAGCTCGACACCACCGTGTACAACGTGCTCATGGAGCGCTCCGTGACGGCGCGGGACGCGATCCTGCGGACCCCCTTCGAGAACATGGACCTGCTGCCGGCCAACATCGACCTCTCGGCCGCGGAGGTGCAGCTCGTGAACGAGGTGGCCCGGGAGCAGGTGCTCGACCGGGCCCTGCGCCAGGTGCGCGACGACTACGACGTGGTCCTCATCGACTGCCAGCCCTCCCTCGGCCTGCTCACCGTGAACGCGCTGACGGCCTCCCACGGCGTGATCATCCCGCTCACCGCGGAGTTCCTCGCGCTGCGCGCCGTCGCGCTGCTCGTGGAGACCATCGAGAAGGTCCAGGATCGGCTCAACCCTGACCTGGAGATCGACGGCGTGCTGGCCACGATGTTCGACCAGCGCACCCTCCACTCGAAGGAGGTCGTGGGCTCGCTCGTGGCCGGCTTCGGGGACAAGGTGTTCGAGACCGTGATCAAGCGCTCCATCAAGTTCGCCGACGCGACCGTGGCCGCCACGCCGATCACCAGCTACGCCGAGAACCACGACGGCGCCCGGGCCTACCGCCAGCTCGCCCGCGAGCTCATCAGCCGCGGCGGCGCCCCGTGA